GATGCAGTTTCATCCCGCGGCTATGGGCATCGGCGACCTTCATCAGTTCAATCTGGCTGCGCAGGGCGACATTCTCCCGCCGCACCGTTTGATGCTCCAGCCCTCTTTTGATGGCCGATTTCAGGTCTTCCAGCTTGAACGGTTTTATCAGGTAATCGTAGCCGCCCTTTTTCAGAACCGCAATGGCGGTCTTTACCGTGGGGAAGCCGGTCATCAGAATAACAATGGCATCGGGGTGGTTTGCCAGAGTAGTTTCGAGAATATGAACTCCGGAATAATTCCCCATCACCAGGTCTGTCAGCACCAGGTCAACCCCGTTCTTGGCGATATAATCTTCCGCCTGCACCGGGTCGGTGAAATTATGAATCCGAAAATCGCGGAACTCGCTTAAGGCTTCCCGGATAATATTGCCGATATACTGCTCGTCATCTATGATAATTATCTCTCTCATAGAGTGACCACCTTCCTGAGTGGGTAAGTTTTTGAAGTAATAGCGGTAGTTTTTTTCTGAATCATACTCACTGTATCGGAAGAGAATTAGAGCGGCAAAAGGGCTATTGGGGGGATTGTATCAATTTTACCCTGATAATGGGAGAATCCCTACTGGGCGTAAAACTGCTCCGCCGCATGATAGGAGGAGCGAATCAGCGGTCCGGCAAAAACTTCTTTTATTCCGCTCCGGCGGGCAAGAGCGGCAATCTTTTCAAACTCCTCCGGGGAATAATATTTTGCCACCGGAAAATGATTTCGGGAAGGGGCAAGATACTGCCCGATGGTCAATAATTGCACCCCCTGTTGGCTCAAGTCAATAAAGAGTTTCTGCAGTTCTTTTTCATCTTCGCCCAGTCCCAGCATTAATCCGGATTTGACCAGAATCCCGGCGCGTTCGGAGGAGGCTCTCAACACCGCCAGCGAGCGGAGGTAATCCGCCTGGGGTCGCACCTGCGGATATAAGCGAGGCACCGTTTCGACATTATGGTTAAAGACATCGGGCCTCTGCGCCAGCACGATTTCAAGGGCGTCAAGGTCGCCTCTGAAATCCGGCGTCAGGACTTCAATGGTGATATCGCTTTTGAGTTTTCGGATAGACTTAATCACAGCGGCAAAATGGGCGGCGCCGCCATCGTCAAGGTCATCGCGGGTGACC
This sequence is a window from Candidatus Zixiibacteriota bacterium. Protein-coding genes within it:
- the lipA gene encoding lipoyl synthase; the encoded protein is MSREDFERESGDRRCSNSAQPTEYPAPTALRRKPDWLKVRAGGGKRFHEVEELLKEYHLHTVCREANCPNRGECYSQGTATFLIMGPHCARNCRFCNVTHGALQPLDPEEPSRIARAVSILGLRHAVITSVTRDDLDDGGAAHFAAVIKSIRKLKSDITIEVLTPDFRGDLDALEIVLAQRPDVFNHNVETVPRLYPQVRPQADYLRSLAVLRASSERAGILVKSGLMLGLGEDEKELQKLFIDLSQQGVQLLTIGQYLAPSRNHFPVAKYYSPEEFEKIAALARRSGIKEVFAGPLIRSSYHAAEQFYAQ